A window of Gloeothece verrucosa PCC 7822 genomic DNA:
GTTAATCTGGTTAATAAAGATTCTACAAGACCAAGATCCATGCCAAGCAAAAACACGGCCGGTGATGTAATTTTTGGGATTACAGCCGGTAAAAGCTTTACCTCTATGACTTTTACCACTAATCCTAATGCTACATATTATGAAAATGGCTTTTTTGTTGACAACTTCTCATTTGCGGCGGCTCCACTACCAGTATTAAAAGCCTCCAATACTGCCAAGGCTTCTGTACCTGAACCTTTAACAGTTTTGGGAACAGCAACCGCTATGGTCTTTGGAGCTTTATTTAAGCAAACTAACTTGAAAAAAATCTCAAGTAATCTGGTAGAAGATGATGCTTAACTTTTTAAGCATAGCTGAATTTTTTTGAAAACTTAGTTTTTTTTTTGTAAAAAGCTTTTGCTTCAAAATTTAAATAATTTAATAAAACTTTAATCAATTCTCAACATTTTTGGTTAAAAAATTGTAGAATCAAATAAAATCGAACATGAAAAAACCTAGCTATCAATTAGCCTCTTTTTCTTTATTTGTGGAAAGCATTGTTTCAGTTTTCAGAAGCGTTTCTGCGGCATCTGCCTATACGATTTACAATAAATATACCGATTGGTAACAAGCCGTTTCAGGTAGTCCCATTACTTTTGAAGACCGGAAAAAACTTTACTTCGAAGATGATAATTAACTTTTTGAGCATAGCTGAGTTGTTGTAAAAACTTAGTTTGTTTTTTGTAAAAAGGTTTTACTTCAAAATTCAAATAATTTTAGAAAATTTTAACCAATTTTTTACAATTCTTTGTTAATTTTATACAAGAAGTTTTTTCACTCAAATAAAGTAGTCAATAAAGATTGGTTGCAAATCTTCTGATTTGAGCAATCTTTGAGCAATCATCAAAGCTGAACCTGTTCAAAAAAAATTTAACTTGTTTTTTTTGAATTTATTAACTTAATTCCGAGGATTATATGCAGCAAAATTATTCTGTCAATCAATTTAAAAATTTCTCCGAACTGCTTTCTATCGTTTCTCAAGTTAAAAAGCTGCCTCCGACGATAATTAACCAGATGAGGCAAGAGATAGAAGAAGCCGATTTAGATTGGCAAAATTCTTCTTATTCAGAATATATTTCCGGGGATTTTCTTTCAATTTCTCTGTTGAGCCATGATGGTGATAGTGCTAATACAATTATTAGAGACTGTACCCCAAAGCCAACTGCTGCGCTAAACCAGTTACCAGAAACGAAAAGATTTTTAGAACAATGTGGCCTAGATTTGATGTGGGTACGATTAAATCTTTTAAAGTCTGATGCTTTTTTTGTGGAACACAAAGATTATTCAGAGCTAGATGATAAACCTCGTCTCCGTCTCCACATACCCATTAAAACGAATCCAGAGTCTTATATTGTTCTGTCTGGATATCGTATCCATTTACACGAAAATGCTATCTGGAAACTTAATCCTGCTGATGCTGTTCATGGTGCTATTAACAATGGAAGTTATAGAATTCATCTGCTTCTTGATTGTTATATAAACGATAATTTAAAAGCTCTGTTAACCTCAGAAAGCCTAAACAAACACTCTCTTAAAGAACTTCAAAGTCCATCTGGCAAGGAATATGAAAAAATAATGGAGGGCGCATTAAAAGTTTATCAACAAGGTTTTAAAAAAGAAGCAGAAGCACTTTTGCTGAAAACTTTTTATAACTTTAAGCAGCCAGAAGGTACTTCGTTGGATTTAGTGATGTGTATGTATCAACGATTGGGTTTACATAAAGAAGCCGATATCTGGCGGAAGCGCAAGGAGCGATTTCTTTATCAAGAATCACTTAAAAATGTTTTAACTGAACTTAACCAGTATAAAAATACTAAGCTGAAAGCTTTACAGAAATTGAATTAAAGCACTACAATACTAATGCTCTACTGGGAACAAATCCTTGAAATACTTACGCAGATAGTTCTCGAACAATTGTTGGATGGTTTTCAGAAATCATGGGATACTTTGAAAGTCGTATCACACAAGGTGTTGTAGAGGGAATTAATAATAAGCTTAAATTAATTAAACTTTCTGGTTATGGGTTTGAATTTTTTGAAAATTTCAAATTAAGAAGTTTATTAAATTAAGCTATTAATTCTTAATTTAGCATAAGTAAATTTTAAGAATCAAAAAATCCTTAGAGCATTTGTTAGCTATAAAACAAAATTAATCATTCTTAGGGAAGATGTAGAAATCCTTTCAATGTGATATTATTGGGACGCAAATTTCTCAATCTTTTCTAAAATGAAAAAATATACCAACGCATTAGTCCCTCTATTTGTGGGGAGCATTGTTTCAGTTTTCGGAAGCGTTTCGGCAGCATCTGCCTATACGATTTACAATAAATATACCGATTGGCAACAAGCCGTTTCAGGTAGTCCCATTACTTTCGAAGACTTTTCTAACCGAAAATTTTGGGGAAGAAAAACTGTATTACCTTTTTCTACAGGCATTGTATCAACCGGCTATGATGGAACTCTAGATAATGTAATTTTTGGGGGCCAAGCTTGGGCAGTAAAAGTAGCAGGAGATTTAGGAATTGATGGATATATTTATCAAGGTTGGATTGAAATTCCTAACGCTGACAGAACCAAATACCCAACCAACTTTTACAATTCCATTACCTGGACATTTCCTACAGCAGTACAAGGATTTTTTGGGACTTTTCTAGATACAACCAACGGTGCTGGATTATTACTGACTTTCAATTATGACGATAAGACCAGCGAGTCTATTAATTTCTTAGATGTTGTTAACCTGGTTAATAAAGATTCTACAAGAACAAGATCTAAACCAGGCCCCTACACGGCAGGGGATGTAATTTTTGGTATTACCACCGGTAAAAGATTTACCTCTATGACTTTTACCAATTCGCCTACTCCTAAATATTATGAAAATGGCTTTTTTGTTGACAACTTCTCATTTGCAGCCGCTCCACTACCAGTATTAAGAGCCGCTAATACTGCCAAGGCTTCTGTCCCTGAACCTTTAACAGTTTTGGGAACAGCAACCGCTATGGTCTTTGGGGCTTGGTTTAAGGAAACTAACTCGAAAAAAATCTCAAGTAATCTGGTAGAAGATGATGATTAACTTTTTGAGAATAGTTGAATTGTTGTAAAAACTTAGTTCCTTTTTTGTGAAGAGTTTTTACATTCAAAATTCAAATAACTTTATAAAACTTTAACCAATTCTCTAGATTTAAATAACTTTATAAAACTTTAACCAATTCTTTACATTTTTTTGTTAATTTTACACAAAAAATTTTTTTCATTCCAATAAAGATTGGCAGTCAATCTTCATCTTTGAGCAATCATCAAATCTGAGCCTGTTCAGCAAAAAATTATTAGAAAATTTGTGAGCTATAAAATAAAATTAATCATTCTTAGGGAAGATGTAAAAATCCTTTGGCTAGGGTATTATTGAAACGCAAATTTGTCAATCTTTTTTAGGATGAAAAAATATACCAAAGTATTAGTCCCTATATTTGTGGGGAGCATTGTTTCAGTTTTCGGAAGCGTTTCGGCAGCATCTGCCTATACGATTTACAGTAAATACAGCGATTGGCAACAAGCCGTTTCAGGTAGTCCCATTAGTTTTGAAGATTTTTCTAACCCAAAATTCAGGGGAAGAAAAACCGTATTACCTTTTTCTACAGGCATTGTATCAACCGGCTATGATGGGACTCAAGATAATGTAATTTTTGGGGGGAATTCTTGGGCAGTAAAAGTCGCAGGAGATATAGGAGTTGATGGAAATCTTTATCAAGGTTGGACTGAAATTCCTAACGCTGACAGAACTAAATATCCTAACGATTATTACAATTCCATTACCTGGAAGTTTCCTACAGCAGTACAAGGATTTTTTGGAACTTTTCTAGATACAACCGACGGTGGTGGAGTATCGGTGACTCTAAATTATGACGATAAGACCAGCGAGTCTATTAATTTCTTAGATGTTGTTAACTTGGTTAATAAAGATTCTACAAGACCAAGATCCATGCCAGGCAAATATGCTACCGGGGATGTAATTTTTGGCATTACCACTGGTAAAAGCTTTACCTCTATGACTTTTACCACTGCTCCTTATGCTAATGCTAAAAATTATGAAAATGGCTATTTAATTGACAACTTCTCGTTTGCGGCGGCTCCACCACCAGTATTAAAAGCCACCAATACTGCCCAAGCTTCTGTACCTGAACCTTTAACAGTTTTGGGAACAGCAACCGCTATGATCTTTGGGGCTTGGTTTAAGCAAACTAACTCGAAAAAAATCTCAAGTAATCTGGTAGAAGATGATGCTTAACTTTTTGAGCATAGCTGAGTTATTGTGAAAACTTAGTTTCTTTTTTGTGGAGAGTTTTTACATTCAAAATCCAAATAACTTTATAAAACTTTAACCAATTCTCTAGATTTAAATAACTTTATAAAGCTTTAACCAATTCTTTAGATTTTTTTGCTGATTTTATAAAAAAATTTTTTCATTCAAATAAAAATTGGCAGTCTATCTTCATCTTTGAGTAATGATCAAATCTGAGCCTGTTCAGCAAAAAAATATTAGATAATTTGTTAAATATAAAACCAAATTAATCATTCTTAAGGAAGATGGAAAAGCCCTTTGGCTGAGATATTATTGAAAAGCAAATTTCTCAATCTTTTTTAAGATGAAAAAATATACCAACGCATTAGTCCCTATATTTGTGGGGAGCATTGTTTCAGTTTTCGGAAGCGTTTCGGCAGCATCTGCCTATACAATTTATAATAAATATACCAATTGGCAACAAGCCGTTTCAGGTAGTCCCATTACTTTTGAAGACTTTTCTAACCCAAAATTCAGAACAAGAAAAACTGTATTACCTTTTTCTACGGGTATTGTATCAACCGGCTATGATGGAACTCAAGACAATGTAATTTTTGGGAACCTATCTTGGGCAGTAAACGTAGCAGGAGATTTAGGTGTTGATGGAAATCTTTATCAAGGTTGGATTGAAATTCCTAACGCTGACAGAACTAAATACCCGACCAATTTTTACAATTCCATTACCTGGACATTTCCTACAGCAGTACAAGGGTTTTTTGGGACTTTTCTAGATACAGCCAACGGTGCTGGATTATTGCTGACTTTCAATTATGACGATAAAACTAGCGAGTC
This region includes:
- a CDS encoding aspartyl/asparaginyl beta-hydroxylase domain-containing protein, whose amino-acid sequence is MQQNYSVNQFKNFSELLSIVSQVKKLPPTIINQMRQEIEEADLDWQNSSYSEYISGDFLSISLLSHDGDSANTIIRDCTPKPTAALNQLPETKRFLEQCGLDLMWVRLNLLKSDAFFVEHKDYSELDDKPRLRLHIPIKTNPESYIVLSGYRIHLHENAIWKLNPADAVHGAINNGSYRIHLLLDCYINDNLKALLTSESLNKHSLKELQSPSGKEYEKIMEGALKVYQQGFKKEAEALLLKTFYNFKQPEGTSLDLVMCMYQRLGLHKEADIWRKRKERFLYQESLKNVLTELNQYKNTKLKALQKLN
- a CDS encoding PEP-CTERM sorting domain-containing protein; this encodes MKKYTNALVPLFVGSIVSVFGSVSAASAYTIYNKYTDWQQAVSGSPITFEDFSNRKFWGRKTVLPFSTGIVSTGYDGTLDNVIFGGQAWAVKVAGDLGIDGYIYQGWIEIPNADRTKYPTNFYNSITWTFPTAVQGFFGTFLDTTNGAGLLLTFNYDDKTSESINFLDVVNLVNKDSTRTRSKPGPYTAGDVIFGITTGKRFTSMTFTNSPTPKYYENGFFVDNFSFAAAPLPVLRAANTAKASVPEPLTVLGTATAMVFGAWFKETNSKKISSNLVEDDD
- a CDS encoding PEP-CTERM sorting domain-containing protein, giving the protein MKKYTKVLVPIFVGSIVSVFGSVSAASAYTIYSKYSDWQQAVSGSPISFEDFSNPKFRGRKTVLPFSTGIVSTGYDGTQDNVIFGGNSWAVKVAGDIGVDGNLYQGWTEIPNADRTKYPNDYYNSITWKFPTAVQGFFGTFLDTTDGGGVSVTLNYDDKTSESINFLDVVNLVNKDSTRPRSMPGKYATGDVIFGITTGKSFTSMTFTTAPYANAKNYENGYLIDNFSFAAAPPPVLKATNTAQASVPEPLTVLGTATAMIFGAWFKQTNSKKISSNLVEDDA
- a CDS encoding PEP-CTERM sorting domain-containing protein, which produces MKKYTNALVPIFVGSIVSVFGSVSAASAYTIYNKYTNWQQAVSGSPITFEDFSNPKFRTRKTVLPFSTGIVSTGYDGTQDNVIFGNLSWAVNVAGDLGVDGNLYQGWIEIPNADRTKYPTNFYNSITWTFPTAVQGFFGTFLDTANGAGLLLTFNYDDKTSESINFLDVVNLVNKDSTRTRSKPGPYTAGDVIFGITTGKRFTSMTFTSSPNPKYYENGFLVDNFYFAAAPPPPPSNVPAAPVPEPLTVLGTGIAIAFGKQFKQTYSKKKSKRL